From one Lactiplantibacillus paraplantarum genomic stretch:
- a CDS encoding ABC transporter permease has protein sequence MKILMAQLRFDARRLIIRNAAFQFFALVMPAAFYLLFTKVMVTGGTTAQIAFFNRSYMGSMIVYSGTISALFSIAQILMHDRERGLLRWLRLTPHGVVPYYRSIGIMSLGMNALTVVILGTLAVVVNHVDLTVFQWLGILGIALIGQLPTLLMGVGLSFLNRAETLSVASNLITFPMAIISGLWWPINILPSWLQAVGKRLPTYYVNDLLVNWGTHGTLKLIDLFGIGLWVCGLLVIVSWGIQRGLKRGHGVVDAL, from the coding sequence ATGAAAATTTTAATGGCACAACTAAGATTTGATGCCCGGCGTTTGATTATTCGCAACGCAGCGTTTCAGTTCTTTGCCTTGGTGATGCCAGCAGCTTTTTACTTGTTATTTACAAAAGTAATGGTTACCGGTGGCACCACGGCGCAAATCGCATTTTTTAATCGGTCTTACATGGGCAGCATGATCGTTTATAGTGGGACAATCAGTGCGCTGTTCAGTATTGCCCAGATTCTAATGCATGACCGGGAACGGGGACTATTACGGTGGTTACGGTTAACGCCACACGGGGTAGTACCGTACTATCGTTCAATTGGAATAATGAGTTTGGGGATGAATGCGCTAACGGTCGTTATTTTAGGCACGCTTGCGGTCGTTGTTAACCACGTTGATTTAACCGTGTTTCAATGGCTAGGGATACTTGGAATTGCCCTGATTGGTCAATTACCGACATTGCTGATGGGCGTTGGACTCTCATTTTTGAACCGTGCCGAAACGTTGAGTGTCGCTAGTAATTTAATTACCTTTCCGATGGCCATTATTAGTGGCCTATGGTGGCCTATTAACATATTGCCAAGTTGGCTACAGGCGGTTGGTAAACGACTGCCAACATATTATGTGAACGATTTGTTGGTCAACTGGGGCACCCATGGTACACTGAAATTAATCGATTTGTTTGGCATCGGGCTGTGGGTGTGCGGCCTATTAGTGATTGTTAGTTGGGGGATTCAGCGGGGACTTAAACGGGGGCATGGCGTTGTTGACGCATTATAA
- a CDS encoding ABC transporter ATP-binding protein: MTPLIEATKVAFSYGQQSVLTDINMTIVPGEIVGLIGENGAGKTTLLNLLLGIKRVQQGHLKVFGQVAGSLAARLKIGSMLQGDMAIQGVTVRDMLMLAAAQRLPEFDWQALLTSLELQDLAQQRLTALSGGQLRRVTFALALVGDPDLLFLDEPTVGMDTNAQQTFWQQIRRLKAAGKTIIITSHYLPEIEAIADRIMLLKDGHFVFQGSFAALQKQYQQVEIRCQTALPTSRFTNLAAVTAVTKQGDELRMSSENGDATLQAMMPIISELHQVSISRESLTDIFVHLTKGVSA; this comes from the coding sequence ATGACACCGTTGATTGAAGCAACTAAGGTTGCATTTAGTTATGGTCAACAGTCAGTTTTGACTGATATTAATATGACGATTGTGCCGGGCGAGATTGTTGGTTTGATTGGTGAAAATGGGGCCGGTAAAACGACGTTGTTAAACTTGCTATTAGGGATCAAACGGGTTCAACAGGGCCATCTCAAGGTGTTCGGGCAAGTAGCTGGTAGTTTGGCGGCACGATTAAAGATTGGATCAATGTTGCAGGGTGATATGGCAATTCAAGGCGTGACGGTGCGTGATATGTTAATGCTAGCTGCAGCACAACGGCTGCCTGAATTTGATTGGCAGGCATTATTAACCTCATTGGAATTACAAGATTTAGCCCAGCAACGCTTGACAGCATTATCAGGAGGACAGTTGCGACGAGTCACCTTTGCTTTAGCACTGGTAGGTGATCCTGATTTATTATTTTTAGACGAGCCGACCGTTGGCATGGATACCAATGCGCAACAGACATTTTGGCAACAAATTAGGCGCTTAAAAGCCGCTGGTAAAACCATTATCATTACCAGTCATTACTTACCGGAGATTGAAGCCATCGCTGATCGAATTATGTTGCTGAAAGACGGGCACTTTGTCTTTCAAGGCTCGTTTGCCGCGTTGCAAAAACAATATCAACAAGTAGAGATTCGTTGCCAAACGGCATTGCCGACGAGCCGGTTTACGAATTTAGCGGCAGTAACTGCGGTTACTAAGCAAGGTGATGAACTACGCATGAGTAGTGAAAACGGTGACGCTACGCTGCAAGCGATGATGCCAATAATCAGTGAATTGCATCAAGTCTCAATCAGTCGTGAATCATTGACGGATATTTTTGTTCATCTGACGAAGGGGGTCTCGGCATGA
- a CDS encoding GNAT family N-acetyltransferase, whose amino-acid sequence MLIKPIHPADRTPHLISQLTQLWRQSVDASHHFLTPAEITAIEQEVPTALRTVPQLLIAMNEQNEPTGFIGIDGSLIAMLFITPTASGTGIGTALLQTSIQDYGATTVTVNEQNPRAQQFYEHRGFYVTDRQATDDQGRPYPLLTMTYSTD is encoded by the coding sequence TTGTTAATTAAGCCGATACACCCTGCTGATCGAACACCGCATTTGATTAGCCAATTAACGCAGCTTTGGCGACAGTCCGTCGATGCCAGCCACCACTTTCTGACGCCCGCTGAAATCACGGCCATTGAACAGGAAGTCCCCACGGCATTACGAACCGTCCCACAACTGCTCATTGCCATGAATGAACAGAACGAGCCAACCGGTTTCATTGGTATTGATGGTTCACTGATAGCCATGCTCTTTATTACCCCCACTGCTAGTGGCACTGGTATTGGAACTGCCTTACTGCAAACTAGTATTCAGGATTATGGTGCCACAACGGTTACGGTGAATGAACAGAACCCGCGGGCACAGCAATTTTATGAACACCGTGGTTTTTACGTCACAGATCGCCAAGCAACTGATGATCAGGGCAGACCGTATCCATTATTAACCATGACTTACAGCACTGACTAA
- a CDS encoding MarR family winged helix-turn-helix transcriptional regulator — protein sequence MIIEYFSLTKYIAGIYRESKNSINTQLKALDIRATESDLLLVVYDHPAQTQKELAANLILDPSLLARTVRQLEQRQLVTRFRDPADQRSLRISLTPAGEQIATAIKKTLIDWWHDFFTAHPEVNEQIFTTQLQQVYLGLQEKRD from the coding sequence GTGATTATCGAATATTTCAGTCTAACTAAATATATTGCGGGCATCTACCGCGAATCCAAGAACAGTATCAACACCCAATTAAAGGCACTAGACATCCGAGCAACTGAAAGTGATCTATTACTAGTTGTTTACGATCACCCGGCCCAAACCCAAAAGGAACTGGCCGCTAATCTGATACTTGATCCCAGCTTATTGGCTCGCACCGTCCGTCAGCTTGAACAGCGTCAACTCGTCACTCGTTTTCGTGACCCCGCCGATCAGCGTAGTCTGAGAATTAGTTTAACACCAGCGGGTGAACAAATTGCGACTGCCATTAAAAAAACGTTGATTGATTGGTGGCACGACTTCTTCACTGCCCATCCAGAAGTTAATGAGCAAATCTTTACAACCCAACTACAACAAGTTTATTTAGGCTTACAAGAGAAAAGAGATTGA
- a CDS encoding YczE/YyaS/YitT family protein, which produces MKEFIKRFGVLVIGILCMSAGVALSKLSLLGTSPISSIPNVISNITAIPIGQLTIVFIFILVLLEALVLRRQFSWQNLLQLIPGSLFGWFIDAFVKVFHNLPNQTYIEQLGLVLMGTVLLSLGVFLEVNSHAIIMPGEGLPNAIALIHQLKFAKVKVYNDFILIGISLVLALGFTHSLAGVREGTLIAAFLTGRLVNFFTEHANRFVDWMTPVAGD; this is translated from the coding sequence TTGAAAGAATTCATTAAACGCTTTGGGGTCCTCGTGATTGGTATTTTGTGTATGTCGGCCGGCGTCGCACTCTCTAAATTATCCTTACTAGGGACTTCTCCGATTTCAAGTATTCCGAACGTTATCAGCAATATTACGGCAATTCCAATTGGCCAGTTGACAATTGTCTTCATTTTCATTTTAGTTCTACTGGAGGCCCTCGTTTTGCGCCGGCAGTTCTCCTGGCAAAACTTATTACAATTAATTCCGGGCAGCCTGTTCGGTTGGTTCATCGATGCTTTTGTGAAGGTTTTTCATAACCTCCCTAATCAAACATACATCGAGCAACTCGGACTTGTCTTAATGGGAACGGTGCTCTTATCGTTAGGCGTCTTTTTAGAAGTCAATTCGCACGCCATCATCATGCCTGGTGAGGGACTGCCGAACGCCATCGCACTCATTCATCAACTCAAGTTTGCCAAAGTCAAAGTTTATAATGATTTCATTTTGATTGGCATTTCGCTAGTCTTGGCACTTGGCTTTACCCACTCTTTAGCGGGCGTGCGGGAAGGAACCCTCATTGCGGCCTTTTTAACTGGGCGACTCGTAAATTTCTTTACCGAACATGCCAATCGATTTGTTGATTGGATGACACCAGTTGCTGGTGATTAA
- a CDS encoding HAD-IIB family hydrolase, whose protein sequence is MNYVFDIDGTLSFDGETIAPPILAAIRSLQQCGHQVIFASARPIRDLLPMIPGFEDGLLIGANGALIADNRQIRPVAPITPRDLQLVTELIASERLSYIADSCWNYAAQVDDTQPILNQLDPQQLAQKVALPELNEVIKVILVGLTMAQSTRLSAQLQAATGLTIVQHTAEGNLDLTASKINKWSTLQRLGITRYVAFGNDENDRQLLQHATTSVWVQSKPALNRLGQQLTDSQCSPTSVVEKIRALAD, encoded by the coding sequence ATGAATTATGTATTTGATATTGATGGGACGTTAAGCTTTGATGGTGAGACGATTGCACCACCGATTTTGGCTGCGATTCGGTCGCTGCAGCAGTGTGGTCATCAAGTAATTTTTGCGTCAGCGCGGCCAATTCGCGATTTGCTGCCAATGATTCCAGGGTTTGAGGATGGATTACTGATTGGTGCCAATGGGGCGCTAATTGCGGATAATCGACAAATTAGGCCGGTCGCACCCATAACGCCACGTGATCTGCAGCTGGTGACTGAGTTGATTGCTAGCGAGCGACTGAGTTATATTGCGGATAGTTGTTGGAACTATGCGGCTCAAGTTGATGACACCCAGCCGATTCTTAACCAGCTTGATCCGCAACAGTTGGCCCAAAAAGTTGCCCTACCGGAATTGAATGAAGTGATCAAAGTTATTTTAGTGGGATTGACAATGGCACAAAGTACGCGTTTAAGCGCGCAATTGCAGGCAGCCACGGGCTTGACGATTGTTCAGCATACCGCGGAAGGCAATTTGGATTTGACCGCTAGTAAGATCAACAAATGGTCAACCTTGCAACGGCTTGGAATCACGCGTTACGTGGCATTTGGTAATGATGAAAATGATCGGCAATTACTACAACATGCGACAACCAGTGTGTGGGTACAAAGTAAACCAGCGTTAAATCGGCTTGGACAACAATTAACGGATAGTCAGTGCTCACCAACATCAGTGGTTGAAAAAATTCGGGCACTGGCAGATTAA